The Dasypus novemcinctus isolate mDasNov1 chromosome 20, mDasNov1.1.hap2, whole genome shotgun sequence genome segment CGAATAGCTAACATGGTGTGATTTAATCTTTCCATCTCTCAAATTAGCCATTTGGGCCTAGTAGTaacatagcctgtgcatgaattcagaaagatctaatTCTGTACCCAactgtgcctagtctctagaaatgcaaataagtaatataggccctatcggctttgaatgttcagaaaggatgtaagactgaatgtgtgttcaaagttgcatccagatggaatatGGGCGAGATACTGATTCAaactcacctgaaatgtggggaaGATGCTAAtccaagctcacctgaaatgtggggggtgcattaattcaaaacctatctggaactcagacaaacacttaactaacaagaaAAGTTGTTTTCtgtcataaaagcaccatttagcTCCTCACCCttttatcttttctgtataaaaggaaacccaaaattctattcggGGCTCGATTTTTGTTACGACGGGAGTTCGCCGAGTCCAGCCGGTGGAAATAAATtgtcttccttctcagagttctcgatACCGCGTACCCCTGACTTCTCTACAGCAGAAGGAAACTGGGTTAAGATTCAGGGCTTCCCTGGGGGAGACATCTAGCTCCTTAGGGACCAAGGGTGTGTCCCTCTAACTTGGCGCCACACCTGGCGGTTTTGTGCACGCGTCTCATTCTGATGGACGCCTGTCACCAGGCCCCGGTCAGGCAGGGCCAGATGCTCCCACCACGGCCACGGCCGCGGCCACGGTCCCAGGGCACGGGCCCATTTCTGCTCCTCCTAGCCCGGCAGCTCTTCTCACCACCTTGGGAGCAGGTGGGAGCTCCCATGAAACGCTGGACAGTGAAGCGTTGTGGGGTGAAGATCTAGGGCGCTGGTCACTGTGTAGACGCTGGCAAGGCTGCCCAGGGAGCAGGCTGCCCTCCAGTGCTGTGGGCTTCGGCCGTCAGCTGGCCAGGCAGATGGGGGCCCTCTCGGTGCCCTGGGCCTCGGAGGAAGGTGCTGGACCGGTGGGGGCTTCTCAGAGAAGGAAGCTTGGCCCTTGCTGCGGCTGCACGACTGTGGGCAGAACACAGGCCAACGGTTTGGATTTATGGAGAGGACCTTTCCTTTCAGTGGAAGGAAGAGCTTTCTATGATCATAGCAACTTCACGACTGCATCGAGTTTCAGCCTCGTTGATCTTCTGCACCCCGGTTCTTGCCAATGGTGGTAGTTGGAGGTGGGGGGTTCTTTAGCTTTGGTAACACATCAAAATCATGCCATGCAATTAATTTCGTATTAGAAAGAAATGGTTTTGTTTGTCCTCAGGTTCTGTTAAAGTGGATATGTCTGAACAAACCACCGAAGGCCACCAGCCACCAAGTTCTGTCAAAACTCTGGACGTTCAGTAGAGAAACCAGTTGAGCAGTGATTTTCTGGGTGTGCCCATATTACAAAGCGGTTCTCCACCATCTCGTGATCCTCAGGGACAATCGAGTGAGGTAGGCAACCTGGgggttatttattttcctttttgcaaAGGAGGAAACAACTTGCTCAAGGATGCACGGCCTGGGAGGAGAGCCCAGGGCTTCTGGAGCTTCGGCTAAGCCTTAACCAGAGATGGAGTGGCTTACTTCGTGAGTCCAAGCAGGTTCTAACAGAGATCGGAAGGCTGTGGGTAAAATCACTTCAGAGCTCCGGGAGCCTGCATTTGTACTGGTTAAGCATTCTCAGACACCGCCGGTGGGAGCCGATGTTGGCACAATTTTTTAGGAGAATAATTTGGCAATATGTCTCCAAAAACCTTAAAGATGCTTCTGTTCTTTGGCCAATTATTTTCaattctaggaatttatcttacAGAAATAATCAAATGGGCATgagttaaaaagttaaatatagggTTTTACCATgagacccagcaattccaatgaaatgaattgaaaatgaaaatgaaaatatatggcCACACAAAAACTTGTCAAGGAATATTCCTAGCagaattcttcttcttttttttttttttcaggagatactgGGGGATTAAACCTGGAACTTTATACATGCTcaggtactcagccactgagctacacctgctcccctagctttattcctcctttatttttttttgaagtaccagggccagggattgaacctgggacctcgtacatgggaagtcagtgttaaaccactgagccacatcagctcccagagttggttttttcatttgttagcttgttgtttgtttttttgaggcaccaggaactaaactcGGAACCtctcgtgtgggaagcaggcactcaaccccttgagtcacctctgctcccctcTAGCTTTATTCTTAATAGCCAAAAAGCGAAAACAACCCAATGTTCATTAAATCttgcataaataaagaaaatgtggtatattcatattatgattttgccataaaaaggaatgaagaactgatacatgctacaccagggataaaacttgaaaattatatgaagtgaaagaagccagtcaaaaaagaccacatattgtgtgagtccatttatatgaaatgtttctttgtagagacagaaaataagcaGAAAGTGGTTGCTCAGGGCTGGGGGGTGGGTAGGGCTTGACTGCTAATTGGTATAGGGGGAacaaaaatgttctggaattagattgtgatgatggttgcaTAACACTGTGAATATGCTACAAAAACATCAAattacacattttaaatatatgaatatatgataTGGGCCCCAGGatatttttctcagcattttgaGAACAAAAGATATGAAACAATCCAAATCTCTAAGAAAAATGAATGGTTAAATAATTACAGTACATTCCTGGATGCAATATAGAACAGTcagcaaaaataaatacaaaaatattttagacaaagagaaaatgctcatgatatattattaaattaaaattaaattacaaaatCTATGTACCCTTTGatcccaattttatttttaatttttaaggaattaaactttttactttgagataattgtagaccCACACATAGTTTTAAGAAACAATACAGGGCGACCTTGTCTTGCCCCAGTGGTAAtatcttgcaaaactatagtacAGTGTCACAACCAGGATACTGATACTGATTCAGttaagatacagaacatttccctCTCCACAAAGATCCTTCCTTTTGCCCTTTTATAGCCATACCCTCTTCTTCTTGCCCCACCCTCACCTCAAATCCTGGCACCCACTAATCTGTTTTGAACTACACGGTATACAACCTTTTGGGATTAGGtgttttcattcagcataattctTTGGAGATTCTTTCAGGTTGTTGTATTTgtcaatagtttgttcctttttattgctgagtaggaTTCCACGATTTGGATATGCCAGAGTTTACTTAGCCATTCACCCATTGAAGGACAgctggattgtttccagtttttgactaTTACAAATAAGGTGACTATAAAGAGTCGTgtgaaagttttttgttttgttttgtttctttataacatgtcttcatttctctgggataaatgcctgAGAGCgtaattcctgggtcatatggtagttatatgtttaggttttttttttttaagaagctgcCAAACTCTGTTTTCCAGGTTGGCTGcatcattttccattcccactaACAATATATAAGAGATCCAGTTTCTccgcatccttgccaacatttgtccctttttatttcagtctttctaGAGGTGTATAGTGATAtcttactgtggttttaatttacatttccctaatgaataatgatgttgaacatcttttcatggctTATTTGTCATCTGCCTCTTCCATGAAATGTCTCGTCATAGTTTTTGCCTATTTTCtaattgggttttttgttgttgttgttgaattttgagagttctttatatattctaaatattagtCTTTTgttatgtgatttgcaaatatttctccaAGTCTATaggtcttttcattcttttaacaggGTCTTTTGTGGAATAAAAgctaaaaattttgatgaagtccaatttgaaaatttttccttttattggtCATGTTTTTTGTGTCAAGTCTATAGTTTATAGTTTTTTACCTCTTACATGTAAGtccatgattcattttgagttaacttctGTGTAAAGTAtgagacttttattttttatttatttttgcctgtaGATCCCCAattgctccagcaccatttgttccaAAGGCTATCTTTCCTCTACTGGGTTGCTTTTGCAGTTTTGTCAAATAATAGTTGGGCATATTTCTGTGGCTCTTTCTGggttctttattcttttccattgatctatgtatctctccCTCTGCCAAATCCACAATGTTCTGATGATTGTAGCTATATAATAAGTTTTGAAACCCAGTGCATTGATTCCTCCcactttattcacaattgtttaGCTATTCtagtttctttgctttttcatataagttttagaataatcttatctatatatacaaaaaaactcacttgaatttttttttttaaaggggaaatatggggcattgaacccaggacctcatacttgggaagcaggcgctctaccccttgagctacatccatctCCTTTGCTGGGATTTTaataagaattatgctaaatctgtGTATCCATTTGGAGAGAATTGGCATCTTTACAGTGTTGAGTCTTCTAAGGCATGATCACAGAAGCCtttgcatttatttagatctttgatttctttcatgagcattctttatttttcagtatgTAAGTCTTGTATaggttttgttagatttatacctattattccttttgtgtgtgattgtaaatggcattgtatttttaatttcggTGTCCACATATTCCTTGCTagtatatatagaaatataattgctttttatatgttgatcttgtatactgCATCTTGTATGAGCTCACttattagtttttttgtttttttttttttaaagattttatttatttttatttaattcccccccctcccccggttgtctgttctctgtatctatttgctgcatcttgtttctttgtccgcttctgttgtcgtcagcggcacgggaagtgtgggcagcgccatttctgggcaggctgcactttctttcgcgctgggcggctcgcTCCTTACGGGgcgaactccttgcgcgtggggctcccctagatggggggcacccctgcgtggcagggcactccttgtgcgcatcagcactgcacatgtgccagctccacacgggtcaaggaggcccggggtttgaaccgcaaacctcccatgtggtaggcggacgccctaaccactgggccaagtctgtttccccacttATTAGTTTGATAGaatttttttggggaaaaaatccttgggattttctacatagacaatcatgTTACCTGTAAATAGAGacaattatttcttcctttcaatctctttgccatttatttcctttttttgccttattgcactggctagaacATCTAGTACTCTGTTGAAAATGAGTGGCGAGAGCAGAcccccttgtcttgttcccagtcagGAAAAAGCATCCAGCTTTTCATCATTATATGATATTAACTGTAGATGCTCTTTATTAAGTTGAGCATGTTCCTCTCTCATATATTTGTTCTGATAGTTTTTAAACAggtgttgaatttcatcaaattatttttctgcatcaattaatataatcatgtgagttttctttgttagtctgctaATATGGTGAATTTCACTAATGAATTTTTGACTATTGACCAGTTTGCATTCCTGAACTTAGCTCCATTTGGTAataatgtatatttctttttatatattgctgaattctacctttctattttattaaggatttgtgtctatattcatgagGCATATTGAACTATACTTTACTCTTTTTGTACactctttatttggttttggtatcagggtaatatcTGTgccataaaatgaattgggaagtcTTCCCCCACtttctatttttctggaagagattgtataGAATTGGTATTCATTGTTCCTTAAACATTTGGTAGTGTTCTCCAGTGAAAACTTCTTGgcctgcaatttcttttttgggagttttgaaattttgaattaaatttatttaatagttTTGGAGCTactcaaattatttattttatattggaTGAATTGTGGTGATTTGTATTTTTTGGGTAATTGGTCCATTTCATTTGAGTTCTCAACTTTCTATTTGTAGAATTTTTGTAATATTCTATTATTGTCCTTTTGATATCTGTAGTGATATCACCTATTTTGTTATTGATATTAGtaatttctgtcttctcttttttttcctttatagtcTTGTTAGAGGTTAGgcaattttatagatctttttaaagaaccagctcttgccTTTTCATGAAGATGGCGCGGAAAGTGAAGAAggaagcccctgcccctcccaaaaCCGAAGCCAGAGCAAAAGCTTTGAAAGCCAAGAAGGCAGTACTGAAGGGCATCCACAGCCACAGAATAAAGAAGATCACCACGTCACCCACTTTCCGGCGGCCTAAGACGCTGCGTCTCAGGAGACAGCCCAAATATCCTCGGAAAAGCGCCCCCAGGAGAAACAAGCTTGACCACTATGCCATCACCGAGTTCCTCCTGACCACTGAGGCAGCCATGAAGAAGACTGAAGACAACAACACACTGGTGTTCATTGTGGATGTCAAGGCCAACAAGCACCAGATCAAGCAAGCTGTGAAGAAGCTCTGTGACATCCATGTGGCCAAGGTCAACACCCTGATCAGGCCtgatggagagaagaaggcaTATGTTCGACTGGCTCCTGGCTATGATGCTTTGGATGTTGCCAACAAAATTGGGATCATCTAAACTGAGTCCAGCtggctaattctaaatatattaagttttgtgaccacaaaaaaaaaaaaaaaaaaaaagaaccagctctttgtttcattgattttctctatttttttttctgtcctcaatttccttgatttctgctcttatctttattaattCCTTACTTCTGCATgttttgggattattttgctcttccttttctaggtTCTTCATGTGGGCGCTTAGATTATTcatttggtttttcttcttttctttctaacATATTCACTTACTGCTATACGTTTCTTTCAGTACTGCTTTAGTTGTATTACACAAATTttgatgtattttaatttttgttcagttcaatgtatttttaaaaattttccttgagacttcttctttgatccatgcaTTGTTTAGAAGTGTGCAATTCAGTTTTCTAagtatttggacattttccttttatatttctcctactgatttctagtttgatcTGTTGTGGTTGGAGAACACACTCTGTAAGATGTCAATTCCTATAACTATATTGAAGTGTGTTTATGGCCCAAGATATAATCTATTTTGGTGTATATATCTTGAACTACAAGAAAATGCTCATGATATActgctaaataaaaaataaaaattacaaaatatatgtACAATGTGAACccaattctattttaaaaatatatactatgtatatacatgaagaaaaaaaaatcctggaaaGCCATACACCAAAATGTTGTTGCTCTTTACCCTCTTCCTTGTCCTCTTTTGAATTCtctaaagttaaaaattttatttatttatttatttatttatttatttatttatttatttatgtttagtgggggcagctcagtggttgagtgcctgctttgcatgtacaaggtcctaggttcaatccccgatacctcttaaaacaaaaaaaattatttttataatcagaatttgaaaaacaaaaagagatgggGATTGTGTGTCATAAGACACAGGTTCCAACAGTGAGCTATCTTTTACTAATAATGTGACCCAGGAATGTCACTTATTCTCATTGAGCTTCATTTTtagcatctataaaatggaaatagtaatACCCCCTTATAGAGTTGTTTTAAATAAGCTTAAGTCAACATTTATTAAAAGCATTTTGCGAATGCTAAAGCAGCAAACACATGTTGTGGTGGTGTTTTCATTGCAATGAAGAGGTTGGGCTATTTTATCTCTAAAAGCAACTATTTGCTTTTAAGTTTTTGTGATTCTTTCACTGAGGAATGAATGGAAAGACAATATAATTAAATGATGTCTCATGTATATTGGGTTATGGACAGAACTCTGCATGCATTCTTCAGGTATTTTTGGAAGCCTGGGGGTATAGTTGGAATGTAGCTAATATGGAGCTTCCTGGAAAGGTCCAATTTCATCTTTAGTGTAGAGCGCTTAGTGTGCCATGTAACTTCATTTCTGACTAGGAAGATATGGATATCATGTCAAAAAATTCACCTGAAAGGGAAAGAACAGTTCTGGGATGTCAACCATACACCTGATCAGTCACTCTTCCCCGCTCTTTTAAGGCCTGTATTTATTGCCCAAAGCAGGTGACTGTAATCTCAATTCCTAAGAACCAGGATGTCTGTTGGTTTTATAACCCCATAACCCCAATTTTCCAATGGGCCAGCAGGGAGTGTCAGGGAAGGATGGGTAGGCTTAGTGGCAAGGGGCTCCCTCCTGTAATACTTAATTTTAGGGGCCTTTTCCTTGCCTTCCCTTGGCTCCCAATCCACTGCTGAGGTGGCTCCAGGTGGACAGCTGCAGCATCTTTCATCTTCTCATCAGTTTCCTCCAGCCTTCCCTAAGTGTTTCCCCCCCTTCTTGGTTAACACCCAGTCTCCTGATTTTAGAGTACCCTTCTTTCCACTTTCGTGGTGTTGTTCTTTAAATACACCTTCTTCCTCTGAAGATGGTGTCTATTTGACCACAAGAAGCATGGTCCAAACTTTTCTGAGGGTAATTTCAAGGCTCCTATGATCTGTCCAGTGAATGAACTCTTAGTCATGCTTCAAGACCCAACGCAATACCACCTCCCCCACAGTTCCTCATTTGTTCAACATTTGGCACTCATTGTCAAGGAAGCACCCTATGCCAACCAGCAGCTCCCCTTCTGTGATCTTAGAGTGGTTGGAACATATCTATACAGTGTATCGTTTTAAAAGAAATATGTCCTTCACCACCCAAGATTGTGAGCTCCTTAGATTCAAGAActtgtctcatttatttttctatcttcccTCATCTGTTTCAGGACCATTGCCTTGCACAACTTCAGGGAGATCAATTGACACCGGATACAGTGTAAAAGGTGCTCTTGGAATTGGACAGGACAGTGGCCCTGCTCCTATCCCACTTCTTGACATATCATGGGAACTTAAATGTTCTTAAAGACTGAACAGACAATCAGTGGTAGGGTTGGGAGTTAAGGCCATAACTTTAAATTCTTGGCCCTTGAACTAGCTTGTGCCCAAGAGAGGTCTTGCTTTTCACCCCAGAGAGGTCCATCTTCCATGGTCCTCCTTGTTCTGTGTTCTGTGGCATCAGTTAAGTTCAAATCAATTTGCTCCATCTCTCATTTGAAAGGCAGCTAACAGGGCACTGGGCTGTGCCATGTGACTGAAACAAAAACTAAAGCAATGGGCTCTCTTTCCCAAGTTTATGACCTGGTACTGAGGTGATAGGAACATCTTTACACATATCGATGTAGCTGTTGTTGTCTTTGAAATCACGAGTTCTATGATAGTGATGAGACCAGTGAAACTATGCTTGATTCTTCTCAAGGGCAGGTCAGACTTCTTACTCTCTAGGGTCCTGCCCTCTCAGGTAGGATGAATGACTCATCCTGGTTTTTCTGGAAGTGTCTGATTTTAAAGCTCAAGCTCCCATGTCCTGGGAACCTGCTTGGTCCCAAGTAAATCATAACGGTTGGTCACCCTTCTCTCAGGTACCCTTCTTCAGTGATGGTGGAAGGACCTGCTACCACTCCTCTTTAATGCAGTCCACACACACATTGCTGTTGGGGTCTCATCCCCAGCACACGAGCTCCTTTTCACAGTCTCTGTGCACTTCATGGCTCAGCAGTGAAGCCAAGAGAACAGGAGGCATCACTAGGCTCCGTTTGTGAGTCCACACAAGCTTGGGACATTCCTCACCGGGTACCCAAGGGAGACAGAGGCCGTGCATGTGCTTGGCactaaggaagagaaagagtTCACATTTGAGTCTTGGTTGAATAGAAGGGCTAAACTTTTTCAGGTAGTGAGACTGTGAGAGCTGTAAGGTGCATTCAGATTTAAAGTGCTTTCCCATCACTCTAATGGGGTGCAGTGCTCCCAGACCTTCCTTGGCATTGAGGCACTGTTTGCTCTTCTAAGTGTGGGCACCTTCTGTTTCTCTTCCTAGACACTTCTCCTGTCAGTGGAGTAAGGCGAGCCATGGGGTTAGTTTAGGCacttattctttcatttgttatttACCAAATACCGTTAGGGCTCATAGGATGGCACATAGTGTTCTGTCAGTGCATTCAGATTTCCATATAACCGTAATATGGAAATTCATATTACCTAActctcctgaaaaataaaatctccaCCCAACCAATACACACTTGGATGTTTCAATATAATTGTTATTAATCTAGAATTTGTTGATGATACTGCCCAAGCATGGCTGTCCATGCGTTTGCATACAATGGGCATCTTCTCCCAGAGGAGAGTCTGCCATTAATGAATGATGTCATttgacttttctttattcttcctatttGCACACTGAGAACTGCTTCATCAGCGAGTGTATCGTAAGAAGTAAGATAATCAGTGGGCTTATGCCAGGAAAAGACAGAGGAGGTGAAACCATTCAGGAGTGATGAATGGTCACTGTCTAAAGTGTCCTAGTATTCTGGAACAGTGGTTCCCCAACTCTTAAGCTTGAGAACTCGGCTTCTCTCCATTTAACTTTCAGATTCTTCcagagtaatattttaacaaaaacCCTCTCTTAACTCTATCTCCCCCTCAAGCTACTGCCCCATTTCCCTGTTCCCTTTATAGAAAACCCACTTGAAAGGGATGCCAGTATTCATTGCTtccaatttctttcattatttattatgttcagtgattatatttttcattttaggtaTGTCATTTATTCTAATATTCTCCACTTTGTCATTTAATTTCTTGACTATATTAAtcatagtttatttatttttaaagatttattttttatttatttctctccttttcctcccccctcccccgccccgttgtctgctctctgtgtccatttgctgtgcgttcttctgtgtctgcttgcgttcttgtcagtggcaccaggaatcttgtgtctctttttgttgcatcgtcttgctgtgtcagctctctgtgtggacaggctgcgcttttttcatgcagggtggctctccttgcggggcgcactctttgcgcgtggggctcccctacgtgggggacacccctgtttggcatggcactccttgtgcgtgcacgtgggccggctcatcacatgggtcaggaggccctgagtttgaacactggacctcccatgtaataggcagaaactcttatcagttgagcgaAATCTGTTTCCCAATCATCATAGTTACTTTAAGGTCTGTGTCTGAAAACAGTAATTCTCCACAGACTTCGGGTCTGTTTTTGATGTCTGTTTTCCTCTTAGTTTGCAGCTCAACCTCCATCCCTCCTTTTTATTTAATGTCATGCTAGATATATCATTCAGGGACCGTTCAGGAGACACAGTGGTTAATTGAGCagagaatttaatttaaagaatCTTTTAAGTAGGTATATATTTATTAGCTGGGTGatagaaagggtaaaaagagatcTTTATGTTATCATGAAGTGGCAACTACAGGAAATAGAAACTTGGAGGAGGGACCCCACAGAGTTGCAGGTCAGACCTCTGAGAAGCAGGTGCTGCTCCGCTGGttctggagtgtgtgtgtgtgggtgtctTGCTTTTCTGGTTGCTCTAATTGGTAGGGTTGGACTGAAACAAGCTACTCAGCGGTTTCCTTCAACCCACTCCAATCAGACAACCAATCAAGTGGCTTCTCTTGCCCTGTGTTAGTTACCTATTACTTTGTGACAAATCACCCCCAAACTTCGCAACTTAAAACAATGAACATTTATTACATTACAGTTTCTGTGGGTTAGAAGTCTGGGAGAGGCTTAGCCTGGTGGAACTAGCTCAGGTTCTCTCATGAGTTGCAATCCAGGTGCTGGCCGGGTCTGAAGTCACCTGAAGGCTGGAGGAACCACTTCCGAGCTCCCTCCCGTGATTGGTGGGAGACCTTGGTTACTTGCTGGCGGTTTTAGTCAGAAACCTCAGCTCCTCACCTCAAGAGCCTCTTTATAGGCTGCCTAGACGCCTCTTCAACAGGGCAAgatcagagagagaaagagagagagagctcgaTAGATCTCAATGTAAG includes the following:
- the LOC101437857 gene encoding large ribosomal subunit protein uL23-like — translated: MKMARKVKKEAPAPPKTEARAKALKAKKAVLKGIHSHRIKKITTSPTFRRPKTLRLRRQPKYPRKSAPRRNKLDHYAITEFLLTTEAAMKKTEDNNTLVFIVDVKANKHQIKQAVKKLCDIHVAKVNTLIRPDGEKKAYVRLAPGYDALDVANKIGII